In Candidatus Roseilinea sp., one DNA window encodes the following:
- a CDS encoding glucose-1-phosphate thymidylyltransferase, which produces MKGLILSGGKGTRLRPLTFTSAKQLIPLANKPVLFRVIQAIRDAGIEDIGIVIAPETGAEIRSVVGDGSRWNARITYILQDEPRGLAHAVKISRDFIGDSRFVMFLGDNCIQGGIHRLIEQYAASDYNSQIVLTRVADPRQYGVAVLRTDGSIERLIEKPKDPPSNLALVGVYMFDKHVFEAVEAIKPSWRNELEITDAIQWLVTHGYRVYPYVHTGWWVDTGKREDMLEANALVLEELTPRCEGEVDELSIVDSRVTLEKGARIVNSVVRGPTIIGENTHITNSYIGPFTSIDRDCMIENAEIERSIVLEGCRIEHVPARIHDSLIGRRSVITHASAKPNGYRLLLGDYSQAGLL; this is translated from the coding sequence ATGAAAGGCCTCATCCTCAGTGGTGGCAAAGGCACGCGCCTGCGCCCACTCACCTTCACCAGCGCCAAGCAACTCATCCCACTCGCCAACAAGCCCGTGCTCTTTCGGGTGATCCAGGCCATTCGCGACGCCGGCATCGAAGACATCGGCATCGTGATTGCGCCGGAGACCGGCGCCGAGATCAGGAGCGTCGTCGGCGATGGTTCGCGCTGGAATGCGCGCATCACCTACATCCTCCAGGACGAGCCGCGTGGCTTGGCCCACGCTGTGAAGATCAGCCGAGATTTCATCGGTGATTCGCGGTTTGTCATGTTCCTCGGCGACAACTGCATCCAGGGCGGCATCCATCGTTTGATCGAGCAATACGCAGCCTCGGACTACAACAGTCAGATTGTGCTGACGCGCGTGGCCGATCCGCGGCAGTATGGCGTGGCCGTGCTGCGGACCGACGGCAGCATCGAGCGCCTGATCGAAAAGCCCAAAGACCCGCCCAGCAATCTGGCGCTCGTCGGCGTCTATATGTTCGACAAGCACGTCTTCGAGGCGGTGGAGGCGATCAAGCCGTCGTGGCGCAACGAGCTGGAAATCACCGATGCGATTCAGTGGCTCGTGACACATGGCTACCGGGTGTACCCCTACGTGCATACCGGCTGGTGGGTAGATACCGGCAAGCGCGAAGACATGCTCGAAGCCAACGCGCTGGTGCTAGAGGAGCTGACGCCGCGCTGCGAGGGCGAAGTGGATGAGCTTTCGATCGTGGACTCGCGCGTGACCCTGGAGAAGGGCGCGCGCATCGTCAACAGCGTTGTCCGCGGGCCCACCATCATCGGCGAGAACACGCACATCACGAACAGCTACATCGGCCCGTTCACCAGCATTGATCGCGACTGCATGATCGAGAACGCGGAGATCGAGCGCAGCATCGTGCTGGAGGGATGCCGTATCGAGCACGTTCCGGCGCGCATCCACGATAGCCTGATCGGCCGGCGCTCGGTGATCACACACGCGTCGGCCAAGCCCAACGGCTATCGCCTGTTGCTGGGAGACTACAGCCAGGCGGGTTTGTTGTGA